One window from the genome of Lachancea thermotolerans CBS 6340 chromosome B complete sequence encodes:
- the RHO5 gene encoding Rho family GTPase RHO5 (weakly similar to uniprot|P53879 Saccharomyces cerevisiae YNL180C RHO5 Non-essential small GTPase of the Rho/Rac subfamily of Ras-like proteins likely involved in protein kinase C (Pkc1p)-dependent signal transduction pathway that controls cell integrity), with protein MRSVKCVIVGDGAVGKTSLLISYTTNTFPQDYIPTVFDNYTTTIALNDGKSIEPQVFRLNLWDTAGQEEYDRLRPLSYPQTDIFLLCFSINEPNSFMNVKDKWFPEIRHNTNYDNLELFRVCGKYPILLVGTKADLRDDEHEQDRLAEVNSDFVSRAEIDQCISQCGFMGYVECSAATQVGVAEVFERAVQCVIIEPERLLNQSKQRESTIDHPTNNQSNTAASSGAGAGTAGSSSNWNAPGSNPMKKRKKKSQKCTIL; from the coding sequence ATGAGGTCTGTCAAGTGCGTGATTGTGGGCGACGGTGCAGTGGGTAAGACCTCGCTGCTCATCTCGTATACCACCAACACCTTCCCCCAGGACTACATCCCCACGGTCTTCGACAACTACACCACCACGATTGCCCTGAATGACGGCAAGTCCATCGAGCCACAGGTGTTCAGGCTGAACCTGTGGGATACTGCCGGCCAGGAGGAGTACGACCGTCTGAGACCTCTTTCCTACCCCCAAACAGACATCTTTCTGCTGTGCTTCAGCATCAACGAGCCCAACTCCTTCATGAATGTCAAGGACAAATGGTTCCCGGAAATCAGGCATAACACCAACTACGACAACCTGGAGCTGTTCCGTGTTTGCGGGAAGTACCCCATCCTGCTAGTCGGGACAAAGGCTGACCTCCGCGACGACGAGCACGAGCAAGACCGCCTCGCAGAGGTGAACTCGGACTTTGTTTCCAGAGCTGAGATTGACCAGTGCATCTCGCAGTGCGGTTTCATGGGCTACGTCGAGTGTTCCGCGGCCACCCAGGTTGGTGTCGCAGAGGTGTTCGAGCGCGCTGTCCAGTGCGTCATAATCGAGCCCGAGAGGCTTTTGAACCAGTCCAAGCAGCGCGAGAGCACCATTGACCACCCAACCAATAACCAGAGCAACACCGCGGCGAGCTCAGGGGCCGGCGCTGGTACCGCTGGCTCATCAAGCAATTGGAACGCCCCCGGCTCCAACCCAATGAAGAagcggaagaagaagagccaaaaATGTACTATATTGTGA
- the PBR1 gene encoding putative oxidoreductase (similar to uniprot|P53878 Saccharomyces cerevisiae YNL181W Protein required for cell viability): protein MPVNIITAGLIEGFDTLPFYRQIKAIAPYAAGVIAVKLWSRGAKNTWERNLNGKVYILTGATTQGMGTSVALEMAQKGAQLIILTRVVDEWSTEWVEDLRQRTGNELIYLEQCDLSDLYEVRKFATKWLDNSPPRRLDGVVVMSGNLQPAGLVPGWSHGTRKSSKDGLELQIATNFAGVFHLLNLLTPSFKAQPPDRDVRIIVTTCMLQAIGEVQVDDPLWEDVKYDRPLKFFGSSKLQLSLCMLELQRRILSSTTKDGRSGKNVTVVLAQPGVMRSTSLRQLISNGSVFVLVFIYSILLYPLLWLLTKSGYRGAQSILYALTTPELEEINWVDEQVKYVVNCSMAKFARKEFADKELQEKLYETTEAKILEVEKKMAVKRNLSKKNTKNDAKGRTKDAKGNRKD, encoded by the coding sequence ATGCCTGTGAATATTATTACGGCTGGGCTTATTGAAGGTTTCGACACTCTTCCGTTTTATCGGCAAATTAAAGCAATTGCTCCATATGCAGCCGGAGTAATAGCAGTGAAGCTGTGGTCTAGAGGAGCGAAAAACACTTGGGAGAGGAATCTGAATGGTAAGGTATATATTCTGACAGGGGCTACTACGCAAGGAATGGGTACCAGTGTTGCGCTCGAAATGGCTCAAAAAGGTGCGCAGCTAATCATTCTGACACGGGTGGTCGACGAATGGTCAACCGAATGGGTTGAAGACCTGCGCCAACGTACGGGGAATGAGCTGATCTATCTGGAGCAGTGCGACCTATCTGATTTATACGAGGTTCGCAAATTCGCAACGAAGTGGCTGGACAACTCGCCTCCCAGGCGCCTGGACGGTGTTGTAGTCATGTCTGGAAATCTGCAGCCCGCCGGATTGGTGCCAGGCTGGTCACACGGAACAAGAAAATCGTCAAAAGACGGCTTGGAGCTACAAATTGCAACAAACTTCGCTGGCGTTTTCCATCTCTTGAACCTGCTGACtccaagcttcaaagcgcAGCCTCCGGACAGGGACGTGCGCATCATTGTCACGACGTGCATGTTGCAAGCTATTGGAGAGGTCCAGGTCGATGATCCTCTGTGGGAAGATGTTAAATACGATCGTCcgctcaagttctttggcaGCTCCAAACTTCAGCTGAGTTTATGCATGCTGGAACTGCAGAGACGCATCTTGAGTTCCACTACTAAGGACGGAAGATCAGGCAAGAATGTGACTGTTGTGCTGGCGCAGCCGGGTGTTATGAGATCTACTAGTTTGAGGCAGCTGATTAGTAACGGTTCTGTCTTTGTTCTGGTGTTCATTTACTCAATACTACTGTATCCCCTGTTATGGCTACTGACTAAGAGCGGATACCGCGGCGCCCAATCTATATTGTATGCGCTGACGACTCCTGAGCTGGAGGAGATCAATTGGGTTGACGAGCAGGTGAAATACGTGGTAAACTGTTCAATGGCTAAATTTGCGAGAAAAGAGTTCGCAGACAaggagcttcaggaaaagCTGTATGAAACTACGGAGGCCAAGATACTAGAAGTAGAAAAGAAGATGGCAGTCAAGCGCAATTTGAGTAAAAAAAATACCAAGAATGATGCTAAGGGCAGAACCAAGGATGCTAAAGGCAACCGCAAGGATTGA
- the IPI3 gene encoding chromatin-binding/pre-rRNA-processing protein IPI3 (similar to uniprot|P53877 Saccharomyces cerevisiae YNL182C IPI3 Protein required for cell viability computational analysis of large-scale protein- protein interaction data suggests a possible role in assembly of the ribosomal large subunit), which yields MDEQLIFSTNTTCTVGSLHSPNQTNLKQCSNEFRNGSCLVGSKYLLVAQARKALINVYRIEGSGKRESVEQRLPLPETVNCLEVVENNAEQNGNSQLPYLLLASTSSGKLYVWEMASGNLLTVKAMAHYQAITKIRSIIQGKYVITSGADARIMIWQTVDLVSQQDPKPLFTLHDHTLAVTDFEVSNAHSSQLSGKLFTVSHDMTMRCYDLNMDVFDKPQLLTTFTFPFPLECITLDPADRACYVGGAQGVYALPFYYPIGDRKVANLLSSDSSNILSCVEQQPGDKNADLFTMGKVALAKITNAQTSQLACSLEGSLLVVGDSLGKCTVMDVYSKQPVKEIQAIVANETAGEVTSIILNPVNVDNSNSLLGDGKTQSGFKIPNLQKNVFAREGLHDILFQIEDLQDSKVAPLDDFEAYLDQVAAEEGTFAQLGNVVSTVKVMSESEGANRNPENPDTAQRPADDGELLTMKATVGQLTGAYKELREMYDKLFQEHESLRSTLGEN from the coding sequence ATGGACGAACAGCTCATCTTCAGTACGAATACCACCTGCACGGTGGGCTCCTTACATTCGCCCAACCAAACGAATTTAAAGCAGTGTTCGAATGAGTTCCGCAACGGATCGTGTCTGGTGGGCAGCAAATACCTATTGGTTGCCCAAGCACGCAAGGCTCTAATCAACGTGTACAGAATCGAAGGCTCTGGAAAGAGAGAATCTGTAGAACAGAGACTGCCGCTGCCGGAGACCGTCAACTGCCtggaagttgttgagaacAATGCAGAGCAGAATGGTAACTCACAGCTGCCATATCTGTTGTTAGCGTCGACTTCCTCTGGTAAACTCTACGTCTGGGAAATGGCTTCAGGAAATCTGCTCACAGTTAAAGCTATGGCGCACTACCAAGCCATCACAAAAATTCGTTCTATCATTCAGGGAAAATACGTAATCACGTCTGGTGCTGATGCGCGCATAATGATATGGCAAACTGTGGATTTAGTTTCCCAGCAGGACCCAAAACCACTTTTTACTTTGCATGATCACACGCTGGCTGTAACAGACTTTGAGGTTTCAAACGCACACTCGTCCCAACTATCCGGCAAGCTTTTCACAGTCTCGCATGATATGACTATGCGCTGTTACGATCTGAATATGGACGTGTTTGACAAACCGCAGCTACTAACCACTTTCACCTTCCCCTTCCCTCTGGAGTGCATAACTTTGGACCCCGCTGACAGGGCATGCTACGTGGGCGGCGCACAAGGCGTATACGCATTGCCATTTTATTACCCAATCGGAGACCGTAAAGTTGCCAATCTCCTCAGCTCTGACTCAAGCAACATCCTTTCTTGCGTTGAACAGCAACCGGGCGATAAAAATGCCGACTTGTTCACAATGGGAAAGGTTGCACTAGCTAAGATTACGAACGCTCAAACTTCTCAGTTGGCGTGCTCTCTCGAGGGAAGTCTCCTAGTCGTTGGTGACTCGCTAGGAAAGTGCACCGTAATGGATGTTTACTCTAAGCAACCAGTCAAGGAGATACAAGCGATAGTTGCCAACGAGACCGCGGGAGAAGTAACGAGCATCATACTCAATCCTGTGAATGTCGACAACTCAAATAGCCTTTTGGGTGACGGCAAGACGCAGTCGGGATTCAAAATACCCAACCTACAGAAAAACGTATTTGCTCGTGAGGGTTTGCACGACATCCTTTTCCAGATCGAGGACCTGCAGGACAGTAAAGTGGCACCCCTGGATGACTTCGAAGCGTACCTTGATCAAGTTGCTGCCGAGGAGGGTACGTTTGCCCAGCTCGGCAACGTTGTTTCGACAGTCAAAGTGATGTCGGAAAGCGAAGGAGCAAACAGAAATCCTGAGAACCCGGACACTGCGCAACGCCCAGCTGACGATGGGGAGCTATTAACTATGAAGGCAACTGTCGGCCAGCTCACTGGAGCTTACAAGGAGCTGCGAGAAATGTatgacaagctcttccaaGAACATGAAAGTTTGCGGAGTACCTTAGGGGAAAACTAA
- a CDS encoding SNUT3/LISCH7 family protein (conserved hypothetical protein): MSSQSSPSKEASKPAAASPENPSAEKQKVESKPKGLQPASNESQPQPADVASLMGFASFGTTKQKKVQGKGSGGKRVEKTAAKSSRKYRQYVNRKSKKLVQ, from the coding sequence ATGAGTTCTCAAAGTTCTCCTTCGAAAGAGGCTAGTAAACCGGCAGCTGCTTCGCCAGAAAATCCCTCTGCCGAGAAACAAAAGGTTGAGTCAAAGCCTAAAGGCCTGCAGCCTGCGTCCAATGAATCTCAGCCTCAGCCAGCAGACGTGGCTTCTTTAATGGGCTTTGCTTCCTTTGGTACTAccaagcaaaagaaggttCAAGGCAAAGGCAGTGGCGGCAAGAGAGTTGAGAAAACTGCGGCAAAGTCATCGCGTAAATATCGCCAGTACGTTAATAggaagagcaagaagcttgtcCAATGA
- the NOP6 gene encoding Nop6p (some similarities with uniprot|Q07623 Saccharomyces cerevisiae YDL213C), whose protein sequence is MVDEKKLTKKQLKAQQFRKTKEEREDDKIVKRKLEESEEAKPAEDEAPRKKRKTRRGKGGKGKKGNRFIVFVGNLPKDTSKTELQAHFKSSSPDEIRMRPDKNIAFLEFDADKDQKNIQSRMDVALLQHKTEMKGRRINVELTVGGGGNSQARLEKLKNKNLKLDDERKERTTKMIQDSKNKTAKSASAGTANVEASGGIHPDRLKLIK, encoded by the coding sequence ATGGTAGacgagaagaagctcacAAAGAAGCAGCTAAAAGCCCAGCAATTCCGTAAAACCAAGGAAGAGCGGGAAGATGACAAGATCGTCAAGAGAAAACTAGAAGAGTCCGAAGAAGCGAAGCCGGCAGAGGACGAGGCCCCtcgcaagaagcgcaagacTCGCAGAGGCAAGGGAGGAAAGGGCAAGAAGGGCAACCGGTTTATAGTCTTCGTTGGAAATCTACCGAAGGATACCTCCAAGACCGAACTACAGGCGCATTTCAAGTCCAGCTCGCCCGACGAGATCCGCATGCGGCCGGACAAGAACATTGCGTTCCTAGAGTTCGACGCGGACAAGGATCAGAAGAACATCCAGTCCAGGATGGACGTGGCCCTGCTGCAGCACAAGACCGAGATGAAGGGCCGCAGGATCAACGTGGAGCTGACCGTTGGTGGCGGAGGCAATAGTCAGGCACGCCtggagaagctgaaaaacaagaaccTAAAGCTGGACGATGAGCGTAAGGAAAGAACCACCAAGATGATCCAGGAcagcaagaacaagaccGCCAAGAGCGCCAGTGCCGGCACCGCGAACGTGGAGGCATCCGGCGGCATCCACCCAGACCGCCTGAAGCTGATCAAGTGA
- the NPR1 gene encoding serine/threonine protein kinase NPR1 (similar to uniprot|P22211 Saccharomyces cerevisiae YNL183C NPR1 Protein kinase that stabilizes several plasma membrane amino acid transporters by antagonizing their ubiquitin-mediated degradation) — protein MSSLTKLLQEKRKNEGGLSSGLAQTRSQMSSAGTAAGTSGGTGSAASEELSSSVGSNVLMNQEAFSSSFFNANSAHTAALSESYKDRDRPAPLTIESRGGNARLSSQGFQPGSQPGPQSGPRPVPSLSSSIPYSVPNSNANGSSGSNAAGGAGSGGFHSSNGSGVSSASSSWLESPGVMPSNVSAIDSNVISSPKVDTVEPRFVISKQKFQKASMDNAANSYSNAQNGSISRSSSISSQLGNLFFTKNGKELSSSQNSQSRDIPTNSAQSAAYGSSIPKPMRARRSSLYGSSRQPSNSYQDTFIGSPSSLHEQPPNQYMPRSRHSSIADLKRFFKKGQSVNMSVSPGTPPVSSGGNISSHNSNASSFGPGSYSSNNGDTIYTSSASSTLPYSKRYTKTGEVLGAGAGGSVRLVKRLQDNKVFAVKEFRTKFESEAKRDYVKKITSEYCIGTTLRHPNIIETVEIVYDNNRILQVMEYCDYDLFAIVMSNKMSYEEICCCFKQILTGVQYLHSMGLAHRDLKLDNCVINKQGVVKLIDFGAAAVFSYPFSKTLVESSGIVGSDPYLAPEVCIFSKYDPRPVDVWSIAIIFACMVLKKFPWKIPKLKDNSFKLFCSGRNCDSLSALVTRTPDPPSYDSATNTDENDKPKAEAPVSNNPANPENPNIGPQRLLHSLPEESQHIIGRMVELAPACRVSIDDIMKDPWVESIDVCEVVEEGYSTKVVSGVDHKHTQVDQSEAHIAGLEKKKKKQNR, from the coding sequence ATGTCTTCCCTGACCAAGTTACTGCAGGAAAAGCGAAAAAATGAAGGAGGACTGTCCAGCGGTCTGGCGCAAACGCGGTCTCAAATGTCGAGCGCCGGAACGGCAGCCGGAACGAGTGGCGGCACAGGAAGCGCGGCGAGCGAGGAGCTCTCGTCGTCGGTGGGCTCCAACGTTTTGATGAACCAGGAAGCCTTCTCctcgagctttttcaacgCCAACTCGGCGCACACAGCGGCTCTGAGCGAGAGCTACAAAGATAGAGACAGGCCCGCACCCCTTACGATCGAGTCACGTGGCGGTAACGCGCGGCTCTCGTCGCAGGGCTTCCAGCCGGGGTCGCAGCCTGGCCCGCAATCGGGCCCACGGCCCGTTCCCTCCCTGTCCTCAAGTATACCCTACTCGGTGCCCAACTCGAACGCGAATGGTAGCAGTGGCAGCAACGCGGCAGGCGGCGCAGGCAGCGGTGGATTCCACTCAAGCAACGGAAGCGGAGTTTCGTCAGCATCGTCGTCGTGGCTCGAATCCCCTGGTGTGATGCCAAGCAACGTCTCTGCAATTGACTCCAACGTAATCTCTTCACCTAAGGTCGACACAGTCGAGCCACGGTTTGTCATTTCCAAGcaaaagttccaaaaggCTTCCATGGACAATGCTGCGAACTCCTATTCCAACGCTCAGAACGGCTCGATATCCCGGTCAAGCTCGATCTCGTCTCAGTTGGGTAACCTCTTCTTCACGAAAAACGGCAAGGAGTTGTCTTCGTCTCAGAACTCGCAGTCCCGAGACATCCCTACCAACTCTGCTCAGTCAGCTGCATATGGTTCATCCATCCCCAAGCCCATGCGCGCCAGGCGTAGCTCGCTCTACGGCAGTTCGAGACAGCCTTCGAATTCCTACCAAGATACTTTCATTGGATCTCCATCCTCTTTGCACGAGCAACCCCCTAACCAGTACATGCCCAGGTCTCGCCATTCGTCGATTGCGGACCTGAAaaggtttttcaaaaagggCCAAAGCGTGAACATGAGCGTTTCCCCTGGTACTCCACCGGTTTCGTCCGGGGGGAACATCAGTTCTCACAATTCAAATGCCTCGTCCTTTGGCCCCGGCTCCtacagcagcaacaacgGTGACACGATATATACCAGCTCTGCCTCTTCAACTTTGCCTTATTCCAAAAGGTACACCAAGACAGGCGAAGTATTAGGCGCGGGTGCAGGCGGCTCTGTTAGATTAGTCAAGAGGCTCCAGGACAACAAGGTTTTCGCTGTCAAAGAGTTTAGAACCAAGTTCGAGAGCGAAGCCAAACGAGACTATGTGAAGAAGATCACCTCGGAGTATTGCATAGGTACCACGTTACGCCACCCCAACATCATCGAAACTGTGGAAATTGTCTACGATAACAACAGGATTTTGCAAGTCATGGAGTATTGTGATTATGATTTGTTTGCAATCGTGATGAGCAACAAGATGTCCTACGAGGAGATTTGCTGTTGTTTCAAGCAAATCCTCACAGGTGTGCAATATCTGCATTCGATGGGGCTCGCGCATCGTGACCTAAAACTGGATAACTGCGTTATCAACAAGCAAGGTGttgtgaagctcatcgacTTCGGGGCTGCGGCCGTGTTTTCATACCCCTTTTCTAAGACACTTGTGGAGTCTTCCGGCATTGTGGGAAGTGACCCATACTTGGCTCCAGAAGTTTGCATCTTTTCCAAGTACGACCCTCGTCCAGTGGATGTGTGGTCGATTGCAATAATCTTTGCCTGCATggtgctgaaaaagtttCCTTGGAAGATCCCTAAACTTAAGGACAACTCCTTCAAACTATTCTGCTCGGGCCGGAACTGTGATTCCTTGAGTGCTTTAGTAACTCGGACACCGGACCCCCCATCTTATGACAGCGCCACCAACACTGATGAGAATGACAAGCCTAAGGCTGAAGCCCCAGTCTCCAATAACCCAGCGAACCCAGAAAATCCTAATATTGGACCTCAGAGACTTTTACACTCCTTACCCGAAGAATCACAGCATATCATCGGGCGCATGGTTGAGCTCGCACCAGCGTGCAGAGTCAGCATTGACGACATTATGAAAGATCCTTGGGTGGAAAGCATTGACGTGTGTGAGGTCGTTGAAGAAGGGTACTCCACTAAGGTGGTATCTGGTGTGGATCATAAGCACACCCAGGTGGACCAAAGTGAAGCCCATATTGCAGGGCtagagaaaaagaagaaaaagcagaACAGATAA
- the MRPL19 gene encoding mitochondrial 54S ribosomal protein uL11m (highly similar to uniprot|P53875 Saccharomyces cerevisiae YNL185C MRPL19 Mitochondrial ribosomal protein of the large subunit), which produces MPVNIKKNFKRLGYRIPIDLKKHRAKIMSKPLKNIIVKLIVGAGQAAPSPPVGPALGSKGIKAIDFCKEFNARTASYQPGTPVPVLITIKPDRSFAFEMKSPPTGFLLLKSLGKDKGMGQPDVKSPAGTLGELSLKHIYEIAKIKKSDGRHASLGMESIVKSVVGVAKSMGINVVP; this is translated from the coding sequence ATGCCTGTCAATATtaagaaaaattttaaaagaCTAGGCTATCGAATACCAATCGATTTAAAGAAGCATCGAGCAAAGATAATGTCAAAacctctcaaaaatattatCGTGAAGTTGATTGTTGGCGCGGGACAGGCAGCTCCATCGCCGCCTGTCGGTCCAGCGTTGGGTTCTAAGGGTATAAAAGCCATTGACTTCTGTAAAGAATTCAATGCCCGCACGGCGTCTTACCAACCGGGGACCCCCGTTCCAGTGCTGATCACAATAAAGCCTGACCGCTCGTTTGCGTTTGAGATGAAGTCACCCCCAACCGGATTCCTCCTCCTGAAAAGCTTAGGAAAAGATAAGGGCATGGGCCAGCCTGATGTGAAGAGCCCCGCAGGAACACTAGGAGAACTGTCTCTGAAGCACATCTATGAAATCgcaaagatcaaaaaaagtGATGGGAGACATGCATCGCTTGGGATGGAAAGCATTGTTAAGTCCGTGGTTGGGGTCGCGAAGAGCATGGGTATCAACGTGGTGCCATAA
- the UBP10 gene encoding ubiquitin-specific protease UBP10 (some similarities with uniprot|P53874 Saccharomyces cerevisiae YNL186W UBP10 Ubiquitin-specific protease that deubiquitinates ubiquitin-protein moieties may regulate silencing by acting on Sir4p involved in posttranscriptionally regulating Gap1p and possibly other transporters primarily located in the nucleus), with product MQEHDAVKPLVERLLAQPLQFKPATAPDSVEGKPVSCVVIGSSRPAAHHPTRRDGTNADASGRTQGDGRKANGTSGNANGRRPVPKNFSEALQMYTARKQIPSDVELSDGKYQSSSDGEGAGEDVVDAPDAAGAQSESGESSDSAAEEFHEAHEYVEDGSSDPGSGADAVASTGEDLGEDLGEDLGEDLGEDLGEDLGEDVGEGLGEDLGEDPEEGAKENAGNSKPETDADEREASLGSVSDQDDQDEEDADFQDDGTEDSELEGPDGNITDSEKAGLMREAQEYAEMASLADARKKTEPAGEDNGNAEEESAHEENEEELKHKQPSSKRASPTPPTVLSDMDRFYQFNEKANDRGANNSTRILKNWGPQLSTMKPKGLLNHGVTCYTNAAVQALIHIPAIQHYLFDVLRGEYKSTISPNSVTQVLAETSKRMWSTDASKNQFINPKKLIGRLEDINCMMSEWQQEDSHEYFMSLISRLQEDSVPRGHKLTESILYDIFGGMLRQEVTCKSCGEVSKTEQPIYDISLHLKGKKNSDSADTAKNSSDFEEEPQRRFSIEKSIRDFFNPELIKVDKANKEGYVCEKCHKTTNASKHNFILRAPETLLVHLKKFRFNGTSSSKLKQAVSYPMFLDVTEFCENSKTTLPVKYQLISVVVHEGRSLTSGHYIAHCKQPDGSWSTYDDEYINKISERQMLKEPGAYYLVYTRLTPRSVPLPQGPSVSSSSAAAATNRAEGTPKSSSKRKKSKNKNKKRCYNK from the coding sequence ATGCAAGAACACGACGCGGTCAAGCCGCTGGTGGAGAGACTACTTGCTCAGCCGTTGCAGTTTAAGCCCGCTACGGCGCCTGATAGCGTCGAAGGAAAACCCGTTTCGTGCGTGGTGATCGGATCTTCGCGCCCAGCGGCGCATCATCCAACTAGGCGCGATGGCACCAACGCCGACGCGTCTGGCCGCACGCAGGGCGACGGAAGAAAGGCGAACGGGACGTCGGGCAACGCCAACGGCAGAAGACCAGTGCCCAAGAACTTTTCGGAGGCACTGCAGATGTACACGGCGCGGAAACAAATCCCTAGCGACGTGGAGCTGAGCGACGGGAAGTACCAGAGCTCGAGCGACGGCGAGGGAGCGGGCGAAGATGTTGTCGACGCCCCTGACGCGGCCGGTGCACAGAGCGAGTCTGGCGAGTCTAGCGACTCCGCCGCGGAGGAATTCCACGAAGCACACGAGTATGTCGAGGACGGGTCTTCTGACCCCGGAAGTGGCGCCGACGCGGTGGCGAGCACAGGCGAAGATCTAGGGGAAGACCTTGGTGAGGACCTTGGTGAGGATCTCGGTGAGGACCTTGGCGAGGACCTTGGTGAGGATGTGGGAGAAGGCCTGGGAGAGGATCTGGGAGAGGACCCTGAAGAGGGAGCTAAAGAAAATGCCGGTAACTCGAAGCCAGAAACAGATGCCGATGAGCGTGAGGCATCGCTGGGCAGCGTCTCCGACCAAGATGAccaggacgaagaagatgctgaTTTCCAAGACGATGGCACCGAGGACTCAGAGTTGGAGGGCCCCGACGGCAACATCACAGATAGCGAGAAAGCGGGGCTGATGCGTGAAGCTCAAGAGTACGCCGAGATGGCCAGCCTTGCCGATGCTCGCAAAAAGACCGAGCCAGCCGGCGAGGACAACGGCAACGCTGAGGAGGAGAGTGCCCACGAAgagaatgaagaggagctAAAGCACAAGCAGCCTTCCAGCAAGCGCGCCTCCCCCACTCCTCCAACTGTCCTTTCAGACATGGATCGCTTCTATCAGTTCAATGAGAAGGCAAACGATCGTGGCGCCAACAACTCTACACGGATTCTGAAAAACTGGGGGCCTCAGCTTTCCACCATGAAACCAAAGGGGCTGCTCAACCACGGGGTCACCTGTTACACCAACGCAGCTGTGCAGGCTTTGATCCATATTCCGGCCATTCAGCACTACCTGTTTGATGTTTTGCGTGGAGAGTACAAATCTACCATATCACCAAATTCTGTGACCCAGGTGCTTGCGGAGACATCAAAACGTATGTGGTCTACAGACGCTTCCAAGAACCAGTTTATCAACCCAAAGAAGCTAATCGGGAGACTGGAGGATATCAACTGCATGATGAGTGAATGGCAACAAGAAGACTCGCATGAGTATTTCATGTCTCTAATCTCGAGGCTCCAAGAGGACAGCGTTCCACGCGGCCACAAGCTAACAGAAAGTATTCTTTACGACATTTTCGGCGGTATGCTGAGGCAGGAGGTTACCTGTAAAAGCTGTGGCGAAGTGTCCAAAACAGAACAACCAATATACGACATCTCCTTACATCTGaagggcaagaaaaacaGCGACTCCGCCGATACCGCTAAGAATAGCTcagactttgaagaggaaCCACAACGCCGCTTCTCCATTGAAAAGTCAATTAGAGATTTTTTCAATCCggagctcatcaaagttGACAAGGCTAATAAAGAGGGGTACGTGTGCGAAAAGTGCCACAAGACCACTAACGCTTCGAAACATAATTTTATCTTGAGAGCCCCGGAAACTCTACTAGTGCACCTGAAGAAATTCCGCTTCAATGGAACATCGTCTTCCAAGTTGAAGCAGGCAGTTTCCTACCCTATGTTCCTGGACGTCACTGAGTTCTGCGAAAATTCTAAGACTACCTTGCCAGTGAAATATCAACTAATAAGCGTTGTTGTTCACGAGGGCCGCTCCTTGACCTCCGGCCATTATATTGCTCACTGCAAGCAGCCTGACGGCTCTTGGTCGACGTATGATGACGAGTACATCAACAAGATCTCCGAAAGGCAGATGCTGAAGGAACCCGGCGCCTATTATCTGGTATACACGCGTTTGACACCTAGAAGTGTACCTCTTCCCCAGGGCCCAAGCGTTTCGTCATCCAGTGCAGCTGCAGCTACCAACAGAGCAGAAGGCACTCCTAAGAGCTCCTCtaagagaaagaagtccaaaaacaaaaacaaaaagagatGCTACAACAAATAA